ATAATAATACATTCCCATATTATAAGTGGTATATTTTGAATCATCTACTACTGTTTATTTTAAATCATATGACATGTATTCCTTTTTCCTGTTGGGAAATCTATTCCCGAATGAATTGATGGGACTTGCTGACCAACCACAGACACAGTTATTGTAAttgtttctttctgtcttttttcaaATAGATTTCTCTGACCATCTGTGTGTTCTGCTAGAGCTGTAAAGGGAAACGGAGGACAAATACCTGTTTGGAAGTTTGGAAGGCATTTGCAGCCTCTGTTTGTACACAAAAGTTAAATAAAATCTCCTGTATCTGTGTAAAtgactgaaccagcaaactttgcaaaacacaacatttgtcattgccaaaacttatggccacaACTGTATAAGCACTATCAGTTAGCTAACCATTTACCGAAAGACCACCACACTTACAGGCTAATACAAATGATAATTGCTGTGATCTTATAATATTACTAAATAGAAATGGAAAAACATGACTACAGCATTTTTGCATTCGTTTATAATCAGTAAGCCCTACATCAATTATGGACTAGTTGATGCATTGAATGAAGTTGGAAAGGCGAACTCCCAAGTCAATGGGACTTGAACAAAAAAACGGATTCACAAAAGTTGTACTTGTTCCTTATTACCTGCTTGTTCCGTTTTGATGGGACAAGGAATTAAACTCCCGTACATGGACCCCAAATCGTtgctgcattgacaccaaagtTGATATAGGGTTTCAGAACCGTGTTGTAAAGAGGTCCATAAAAGGTCATGTTATTTAAGCTCTAGGGGCACTGCAATAGGCAACAATCCGTTTCAGCCGATTACTGTTCATTTGTTTGCCTTaactaagtgattcctttgtctggCTGGTTGGTTTGACTGCTAACTCTACATCCTATAGAGACTGTATCTCCTGAAGGAACAGCTTTCACTGCAGGAGTCTGAGTCAAAGTGTACTGCCCTCTGGACTCTGGGTGTGAAGAGAGAAGATGACAGAAGAGACAAATATTAAGGATACATCTGGATATGTCAATTCAACGGCGGCGTCATTATTTCGATCAGCGTAACCGGCGTAACGCAAGCGTAGGGTTTGGGTTCGGTGGGAAAAAATGTAAGGTTCAGCCGAAACCGAATCGCATCCGAAAGCCCAATATTCGACCGAAtccgaatcctggattcggtgcatccctagtagagcatgacatactgcgccaacttctttcttttctttcaacttgttctctactttgaagagctcattgatgagtttgcattgagaaagagcagaaaactgaccttttaatatcactgatgtgatgatggtgagtcacatgtttaaactgatcatatttatagagtggctctgtggactttaaagcactgatgtgtcagtgcacctggtgtgggtttgtgtgcgtgtcatgaTGTGCGTTGAGGCGATATAGGGGCCTCATCCTGGTAATTAGACCCAGGCCTCAAaatgtcttaatccggccctggtCATGGTATTACCATATGATGAACCAATGTCTTGCCAATTCCTTTTTTTATGTCAATTTGGCTTTCTGTAAAGGGGAACTGTCTAGTTCCCAAGTGAAAAATGGTGCTGTGCAAGGCTTTACTTCTCTGCCAATCTTTATGGTAGTTCATATTTATTGTAGACATTAAACGTTACTGTAATTCTTTCTTAGGAGGCTCAGGTCCTTTGAGGTGAACAGCAGACAACTGCAGATGTTCAACTAGTTAGCCAGCACACTGTCCTTTGCTGTGGCGTGCTGAGGAGGCACCAGACTCAACAAGCTGGTGAGGATGGCCATCTCTGTTGTTGGTCTAAAACAAGACAGTCTGGACacagtggtggagaggaggatgaaggacaAAATCAAGACCTGGGAAACCTCTTCCATCCCCTCTATAGTGAGTGGTGGCTGATGAATAGTATCTTCAGCAACAGGCTCTGAGTGACTCCTTTGATCGGACAGccatcaggctgtacaaaaggaCCTGagacagcccccaccccccgtgcctataactgccccccccccccccacacacacatccacacagtatTTTATATGATGTGTTCATATTGTTTATATTACATGTTTATGTGAACTTACATGGTAAGTCAAGTTAATTCAGATTCTATTATTTGTCCATTtaattatattttgtatttcttattttattgtaaaATAATTTGCATACCTCTCTGCTGCTGTAACACCTCCATTTTCCATTTTTACAAAGTAGGTTTAGATAAATGTAGATCAATAGTGTTGTCTTATCTCTCACCTCTTACACACTTGCCTCTAGCACACTTAAATACAGACAAAGCACAGTAATAGGGCATGCAACCCTGTTGCAAAGAATTACCACCTATAACTTTCTAATCCATTACTTCTAAGCCCAAGACCTTATTTTGATGATAAATTGTATTGAGATGAAAAGTGCTCCAGTCAGGGTTAACCCAGAACAATAATCCAATTCAAAACATACATCTACATGATTCATTGATAAGTACTGAGGAAAGTCAAACATTACCAGGGAATTTCCTggtctttttttatatataatttCCTTCCCCTATTCCCATGGTAATTTTGCTGAAATGAAGTAGTCCCACTTCATGATGGTTTAGTGGTATAAGTTATCAGTGAAGCTTTGTATAAGATGCTCAGATCGTAATGACATTGGAGACTGTGGAAAGTTGAGTGTGTAAATATGAAGGTGTCTATAGATAAAACCAAGATCAGTTGAGTGTGTAAATATGAAGGTGTCTATAGATAAAACCAAGATCAGTTGAGTGTGTAAATATGAAGGTGTCTATAGATAAAACCAAGATCAGTTGAGTGTGTAAATATGAAGGTGTCTATAGATAAAACCAAGATCAGTTGAGTGTGTAAATATGAAGGTGTCTATAGATAAAACCAAGATCAGTTGAGTGTGTAAATATGAAGGTGTCTATAGATAAAACCAAGATCAGTTGAGTGTGTAAATATGAAGGTGTCTATAGATAAAACCAAGATCAGTTGAGTGTGTAAATATGAAGGTGTCTATAGATAAAACCAAGATCAGTTGAGTGTGTAAATATGAAGGTGTCTATAGATAAAACCAAGATCAGTTGATACAAATAACGAGGGCGTAAAAATGAATGACTCATTAAATGAATGACTCATTAAATGAATCcgaatgaaatgaattgattgtTTTGTATTCTTTTAGTACGTCTGACTGGCTGCAGCCCACGAAAAGAGACAAGGGTGTCTGTAACATAATTGGCTTGGCTAGCAGCAGTAACATCAAAGTTATCTCCATGTAACATGGGTCTTGACTCACTTCCTCTACTGCACAGAAAGTTCCTTCTAGTTAACATTCTGTGTGGAAATAGTGTAGAGCAACGCCATGTCAACATACTGTAGGAGAAAGCAATATTTCCATTTAAGGCCCAATTTCAACAGAGACACAGTTTGAAGGTGGAATAGTGGTTCTTCAGGGGAACTAAAGTTTAAATATATGCATCCCTTAGATAGAAACCTTGACGGTGAACTCACCCAAGGTAATTAAAGGTAATTAAACTGTGCAATATTTGTTTCCCAAAAGCTTAAAGGTGTGCAGTCATTAGTTAATGAAAGATGAGGTAATAAAGATTCAGTACGTAATGCAAAAACTATGCAAGGCCAAGAAATACACAAACGAACCACCttttgtaagtaagtaagtaagcaagtaagtaagtaagtaggTACAAGGCGCTTTTCACAGACAGGGTCACAACGTGCTTTACAATGTACATTGTCAATATAACATAAAAGtctaataataaacaataaaataaataaaaacagataCAAATTATCAATAGACCAAAGACAGAGATTACTCAAAAGCTAACCTGAACAAGTGAGTCTTCACTTGTCCCTTAAAACCCctcaacattttgttttgtttatagtTGGTTATTAGTTATGTTCATAGTTTTACAATAGAAAGCAGTCTTCATTCCATCAAACATTGAGGGGATGAGACAAGGTCTCTAagtgggaaggaggaagaggtaaGTGGCGGTTTGTGAGAAACATACTGTCCTCTTGAGCAACACAATAAAGGGTGAGGCTTCACCTTTTTCTATAAATGCACAGTTCCTGGTTAGATATAACACTAGGCTGATCTTCCAATTCATGCAGTTGTAAAAGACTCACACAGGTAAGAGGATTTAAGCCTTACACTTAACTTTCTTTACAGATGAGGGTCatagttattttttatttataaatgaACATCTAACTCAAAGTAGATTGGTAGGTTGTGTTCAAAGCTGTGTCTATTGTTTATGtacgtatgtgtatgtgtgattatAAAGCCATTTTTGTCATAGTTGTTCAATACAGGtggtatatataaatatatatattattttttcttACAACTTGTTTCTTTGATATTCTTTGTGATATTATTGGTTTGACCTAAGAGTCTTCTTGAGGAACTCAGATGGGatcgggggtcagatggctgagcggttagggaatcaggctattaatcagaaggttgctgggttgattcctggctgtgccaaatgacgttgtgtccttaagAGTCGTGCAAGGGAATGTAACTCCCAGTTATGGCATCTCAACACCATTTCTCATCATCATTTCAGAGATgaatctccttccctctctccttctgacgTTGGGCTTGGCGCTGACACTCAACTACTCTGTCCTATCAGGTAGGAAACTTAAACAGACAGGCCACATTTCCTAATCTGATGTGCATATATCATATATACTAGACCTATTTTGCTTATCATGGTCAACAGAGGCAAGCTTGGGCAGCCCCTACTTACAAAGTGCACTGGAGGAGGCAAAGAGAATTGTGGACGATGCCTATAAGTACTCCAGAGAGAAGTGAGTGAAGCTGACAAGTTTCCATCTTCTATTTGCAAAATTGTCTTAGTAGGCCAACTTCTAATTGGTGTTCAGCAACTGTTTGTCTGGCGAAATAGCGCAATGCGCATCGTTTTAATCCCAGCTGTGGTCAATGCAGGCAAAACATTTCTGggtttctaaatatttcagcTTTTTGTATTCCTGGCAGAGATTAATAGATACACAGCGTCGCTTGGCCATGTTATATCAATgatctgtgtatgtttgtttgtgcctCAGGAGTCTGGCCAGAGTGCGTAGCGCGTCAGTTAAGCCTTCAGATGTGCTACGTCTTTACAAGCAACCGCGCAGAGACACACGGTCCGCCGTGAGAGCTGCAGACTACATGGAGAACACCCTGAGACTGATCAAAGCCAATGTACACCATGCACACAAACGCTCCATCAACGTAATTAATGCAACAGGTCAGTTAGACATAGGCATGCAAACaaactgagaaacacacacgctGACGTATcgggcactcacacacatactaataATCTTTTCCTGTGACCTCAGATATACTCTCAGACCAGGATCTTGAAACCATCGTCAGAGTAACTGGCTGTGCGGCTAGAGTAAGGCCTCCATCCTGTCGTTCCACCCCCAACATCAACAAGTATCGCACAGCTACAAGTGTCTGCAACAACTTGTAAGGGTTTGTTTACACGTTGGCAGGTTTGGTTAAATTAAAACGAACTCTGGTGCGATTGCTCTGTTCATTTAACAAGTGTGAACACTGCCATCTGAATCTTGGTGCATACCAAACAAGCGTACCGAGACCGCCTGAAGGGTCTCGGATTCCAAACAaaccttggccgggtttcccagattcgttaagaagctcttaacgctaagagctttcTTAGGAGCGTTCCAATAGCGTTCTAGAGTGTTCTTAGAActctcctaagaagctctgagcgttaagaccttcttaacgaatctgggaaactcgGCCCTTATCTGTATGCATTTTGTTTAGGTTCGGTGTTAAAAATGCCAGTGTGAGCGCTTAGCGAACCAGGACTAAATTAATAATTTTCTTTTTTGGTCCGAActaagagaaagaagagaaacgaACTTCAAGTGTGAACACGACCTATAGACCTCTTATAAGAGCAACCACATTATCTTTTTTTCAGACTTTAAAAGCTACACAAATATAATTATTTGCATACATTTAAGGGTACCAACACATTTGTGTGGTTAGTCTGTTGTGAAATATTAAGGTATTTTTTTGAGGAAGAACAGCTGAAGTTTAAGGATGTTTCTTTGAACCTTGGCCACAGAACCCTTACTGCACAATTTGAAAACCTTTCCCTTAGAGTTTCTAAAGTTAGGTTTCTCAATGTCTATTTTCCAGGAAGAACCCTTTCTTCGGAGCCTCCAACACCCCCTTCACACGCCTGCTACCTGCCCAGTATGACGATGGCATCTCTGAGCCTATAGGCTGGGACCAAAATAAGACGTTCAACAACTTCGTGCTTCCTCTGGTATGACTGCAGAAGCAGAACTTAGAAATTAAAGCAAGATATCACCTTAAATGTCACAAACTGGTCATTAATACGCCTgggattttgtttttttctctcttccgtTTGTTCTCAGGTCAGGGAGGTCTCAAACCTTATTGTGAACACAACggatgaggctgtggagagcgATAAAGAGTTCACCCATCTCGTGACCCTGTTTGGCCAGTGGAATGACCACGACCTGACATTCACGCCTTTCTCCCCTAGCATCCGCTCTTTCAGCAATGGCCTGGACTGCGACGAGAGTTGTGAGCGCTCGGAACCCTGCTTCCCCATCCCAGTCAGTGACTTTCACTTCCCAAGTTTTAAATACATCTACAGTTTGGAAGGGGTGCTTAATTGTCTATAAATGGGTCATCCTACATTGTAAACACTCAGTTCAACGCTTTTGCCATTAACCATATACCATCCTCCGTGACCAGATTCCACGGCGGGACCCTCGCATTCCCTTTGGCCCCAACAACTGCATCCCCGTCTTCCGATCTGCACCAGTCTGCGGCACAGGAAACACAGCCTACATGTTTGGCGGTGTGAGCAACAAGAGGGAGCAGATCAATGCTCTAACAGCCTTCCTAGACCTGGGGCAAGTATATGGTTCAGAGGAGGCGCTGGCTTTGGATCTCCGTAACCTGACCGATGACGGCGGCCTTCTGCGCGTCAACACCGAGTTTACAGACAACGGGCGGGAGTTGCTCCCCTTCGCCACCCTCAATAGCAACATGTGCGCCACGCGCAAAAGGATCACCAATGACACAAATGCCAAGGAGGTGCCCTGTTTCTTTGCAGGTTGGTCGATCTCAACTGTGTTTCTCTTACAATATGCTAACACCTTTTAGTCAACCACAAACTTAACTTGAGGCAACCAGAAACTGAAGGGCAGCGACGATTTAAAACATCTAGGTTCAGTGGTTGGCTGTGGACAATTGTTAATGGGACCTTTTATAATGATGGTGCCTGTGACTATTTAAGTTGATGTTCGAGTCACTTTCTTTGCCCCAGGTGATTCACGTGTGGATGAGAATATCGGCTTAACATCCATTCACACACTCTTTATGCGTGAGCACAACCGGCTGGCTCGTCAGCTGCGTCGCATCAACCCACATTGGGACAGTGAGACACTCTACCAAGAGGCCCGCAAGATTCAGGGCGCCTACGCCCAGGtaacccatgcacacacacacacttgcacatgcACACCGTTTTTCTTCTCACCGTTTTGccttcataataataataataatagttggTTTATTCCAGACAAACAACTTAGTTTCATACAGTTGAGCTAACAAACAAAAGCATATTTacatcagttttgccttcatacACAAAATCTCTCCATCCCCTTATCAGACTTTCGTCTTCCGAGACTACCTGCCTCACATTGTGGGCCCGGATGTGATGAACCGTCAGCTAGGTCGCTATCCTGGTTACAATGAGGCCATTGATCCAAGTATCGCCAACGTGTTTGCTACGGCTGCATACCGCTTTGCCCACCTCGCCATCCAGCCCGT
The Hypomesus transpacificus isolate Combined female chromosome 22, fHypTra1, whole genome shotgun sequence genome window above contains:
- the LOC124484716 gene encoding eosinophil peroxidase-like, with amino-acid sequence MNLLPSLLLTLGLALTLNYSVLSEASLGSPYLQSALEEAKRIVDDAYKYSREKSLARVRSASVKPSDVLRLYKQPRRDTRSAVRAADYMENTLRLIKANVHHAHKRSINVINATDILSDQDLETIVRVTGCAARVRPPSCRSTPNINKYRTATSVCNNLKNPFFGASNTPFTRLLPAQYDDGISEPIGWDQNKTFNNFVLPLVREVSNLIVNTTDEAVESDKEFTHLVTLFGQWNDHDLTFTPFSPSIRSFSNGLDCDESCERSEPCFPIPIPRRDPRIPFGPNNCIPVFRSAPVCGTGNTAYMFGGVSNKREQINALTAFLDLGQVYGSEEALALDLRNLTDDGGLLRVNTEFTDNGRELLPFATLNSNMCATRKRITNDTNAKEVPCFFAGDSRVDENIGLTSIHTLFMREHNRLARQLRRINPHWDSETLYQEARKIQGAYAQTFVFRDYLPHIVGPDVMNRQLGRYPGYNEAIDPSIANVFATAAYRFAHLAIQPVVFRVDQNLNENRRFPNVPLFEAFFTPWRVVFEGGVDPLLRGLIIRPAKLGTQDHMMVTALRDKLFQFIMHIALDLASLNMQRGRDHGLPGYNKWRKFCGLSEPRNLQELAQVLRNPALARRLLQLYGTPANIDIWLGGVAEPFVPNGRVGPLFACLIANQFKRIRQGDRLWYEKIGVFNSSQRASLRSVSLGRIICDNTGIDMVPRDPFRIISRSNPLVSCRGLPSLNLSPWRVIPGETGSTGSCKNDIEENEDRNEIVYRDQLSPQDSQENEVLKA